From one Amycolatopsis sp. FDAARGOS 1241 genomic stretch:
- a CDS encoding SRPBCC family protein produces MSTITEHVDVRVPVSAAYNQWTQFESFPRFMADVEEIRQLDATHTHWKVAIGGVTREFDATITEQHPDERIAWASDSGPTHAGVITFHRLDDETTRVTAQMDLDPEGFAENAADKLGVLDRRVQADMQRFKTFIEHRDGRETGTWRGDVAPPPQS; encoded by the coding sequence ATGAGCACGATCACCGAGCACGTCGATGTGCGAGTCCCGGTCTCCGCCGCCTACAACCAGTGGACGCAATTCGAGTCGTTCCCGCGTTTCATGGCGGACGTGGAAGAGATCCGGCAGCTCGACGCCACCCACACGCACTGGAAGGTAGCGATCGGTGGCGTGACGCGCGAATTCGACGCGACGATCACCGAGCAGCACCCGGACGAGCGCATCGCCTGGGCGTCGGACTCCGGGCCGACCCACGCGGGCGTGATCACGTTCCACCGCCTCGACGACGAGACCACGCGCGTCACCGCCCAGATGGACCTGGACCCCGAGGGGTTCGCGGAGAACGCGGCCGACAAGCTCGGCGTCCTCGACCGCCGGGTGCAGGCTGACATGCAGCGGTTCAAGACGTTCATCGAGCACCGCGACGGCCGCGAGACCGGGACGTGGCGCGGGGACGTCGCGCCGCCGCCCCAGAGCTGA